A genomic region of Eucalyptus grandis isolate ANBG69807.140 chromosome 5, ASM1654582v1, whole genome shotgun sequence contains the following coding sequences:
- the LOC104444474 gene encoding KH domain-containing protein HEN4 isoform X2 has translation MSLPLTPSKRPGDQGLEANGKAKRQNTVGKLQNQPSPGTHVYRVLCPAAKCGNFLEDGGIFISQIHKETGVEVRVEESIPGCDERVVVILGSGEVESASKTDQEDRKEEATADKEVADAKEQSESNEDKEPVEVEDLKQEKEVSSAQRALLLVFERLVEGETEPDVGDEEDKKSSSSVLRLLVLSSQVGRILGKGGSVIKQMSNESGAQIQILPWDKLPSSTSSSDEVVQITGEIEAVKKALLLVSGQLSETVPRDHETSPANTTGQPSNSSRHALHRSDAVQGPAKSSYGTRDGRGFRSTARPMMPKFNEGGLAGQMRPPKEVLCFRLLCSSERVGGIIGKGGNVVRTLEQDTGCEIKVVEGLSDAEDRIVAISGPAYPEERVSAVQDAVLRVQNRIVRSTPDSEDSSGCTARMLVSSNQIGCLLGKGGSVIAEMRKSSGAYIRILGKDQIPTCASENEEVVQINGEYEAVQDALLQITSRLKFHFFRDVFPRADHPSIPPFLDAAPPFPSFMGRRELSPPGMFSSFGPSMHKFDALGGPRGAFYSHEDPPFLQRPFRPGLRPHIPERGPWGQSHMEGGGPLNFPDFAGPPRRIPGFGGQPAIITNTTVEVVVPRSLVPVIYGEEGGCLKQIRQISDARITITEPKPGATDTVIIISGTPEQTHAAQSLIQAFVMIESESA, from the exons ATGTCTCTTCCATTGACACCCTCCAAGAGACCCGGTGATCAGGGACTAGAGGCAAATGGCAAAGCGAAAAGGCAAAATACTGTTGGGAAATTGCAAAATCAACCTTCTCCAGGGACCCATGTTTACCGTGTGCTCTGTCCTGCTGCAAAGTGTGGCAATTTCTTGGAAGATGGTGGCATATTCATCTCTCAGATTCACAAAGAAACTGGCGTGGAGGTAAGAGTGGAGGAAAGTATCCCCGGATGCGATGAAAGAGTAGTAGTTATTTTGGGTTCTGGAGAGGTGGAATCTGCATCTAAGACGGATCAGGAAGATAGAAAAGAAGAGGCTACTGCCGATAAAGAGGTTGCAGATGCCAAGGAGCAGAGTGAAAGCAATGAAGATAAGGAGCCTGTTGAAGTTGAAgatttgaaacaagaaaaggaagttTCATCTGCACAGAGAGCTCTCTTGCTTGTTTTTGAGAGGTTGGTTGAAGGAGAAACAGAGCCTGATGTAGGTGATGAAGAAGATAAGAAATCATCCTCGTCCGTACTGAGGTTGCTCGTGCTCTCAAGTCAAGTAGGACGTATTTTGGGAAAAGGAGGAAGTGTAATCAAGCAAATGTCGAATGAAAGTGGGGCACAGATTCAAATTCTTCCCTGGGATAAGCTTCCTTCCTCTACATCATCTTCTGATGAAGTAGTGCAG ATTACAGGAGAAATTGAGGCTGTTAAAAAAGCTCTCTTGTTGGTTTCTGGACAACTTAGTGAGACTGTACCTCGAGATCATGAGACATCCCCCGCTAACACGACTGGGCAACCATCTAACTCATCTCGTCATGCACTTCATCGATCGGATGCTGTTCAAGGTCCTGCAAAATCTTCTTATGGTACACGGGATGGTCGTGGTTTTCGTTCTACTGCACGTCCTATGATGCCTAAATTCAATGAAGGCGGTTTAGCAGGTCAAATGAGGCCACCTAAGGAAGTTTTATGTTTCCGCTTGCTATGTAGCAGTGAGAGAGTTGGCGGCATCATTGGTAAAGGCGGAAATGTGGTCAGGACTCTTGAGCAGGATACTGGATGTGAGATCAAAGTTGTGGAAGGTCTTTCTGATGCAGAGGATCGTATTGTTGCCATATCTGGTCCAGCG TACCCAGAAGAGAGGGTATCAGCTGTCCAAGATGCGGTTCTTCGTGTCCAAAACAGGATTGTTAGATCCACACCCGACAGCGAGGACAGCTCTGGCTGCACAGCCAGGATGCTTGTCTCGTCTAATCAAATTGGTTGTCTTCTTGGCAAAGGTGGCTCTGTAATAGCTGAAATGCGGAAGTCCTCTGGGGCTTATATTCGAATTTTGGGAAAGGATCAAATTCCTACGTGCGCttcagaaaatgaagaagttgTGCAG ATTAACGGAGAATATGAGGCAGTTCAGGACGCTCTATTGCAGATAACCAGTAGGTTGAAGTTTCACTTTTTCCGCGATGTATTTCCAAGGGCGGATCATCCATCCATTCCACCCTTTCTGGATGCAGCACCTCCTTTTCCTTCATTTATGGGAAGGAGGGAACTGTCACCCCCTGGCATGTTTTCCAGTTTTGGTCCATCCATGCATAAGTTTGATGCTCTAGGTGGTCCCCGTGGTGCATTTTATTCCCACGAAGATCCTCCTTTTTTGCAAAGGCCATTTAGACCTGGTCTACGCCCCCATATCCCTGAAAGAGGACCATGGGGTCAG AGCCATATGGAAGGCGGTGGCCCTTTGAACTTTCCAGATTTTGCGGGTCCCCCAAGAAGAATTCCAGGATTTGGAGG TCAACCAGCCATCATTACAAATACCACTGTTGAAGTAGTTGTTCCTCGCTCTCTTGTTCCCGTAATATATGGAGAGGAAGGTGGATGCTTGAAGCAGATCCGTCAG ATTTCTGATGCAAGGATTACAATCACGGAACCAAAGCCTGGAGCCACCGACACTGTAATTATAATATCAGGGACGCCTGAGCAAACTCATGCAGCTCAGTCTCTTATTCAAGCATTTGTGATGATCGAATCAGAGTCAGCTTGA
- the LOC104444474 gene encoding KH domain-containing protein HEN4 isoform X1, with protein MSLPLTPSKRPGDQGLEANGKAKRQNTVGKLQNQPSPGTHVYRVLCPAAKCGNFLEDGGIFISQIHKETGVEVRVEESIPGCDERVVVILGSGEVESASKTDQEDRKEEATADKEVADAKEQSESNEDKEPVEVEDLKQEKEVSSAQRALLLVFERLVEGETEPDVGDEEDKKSSSSVLRLLVLSSQVGRILGKGGSVIKQMSNESGAQIQILPWDKLPSSTSSSDEVVQITGEIEAVKKALLLVSGQLSETVPRDHETSPANTTGQPSNSSRHALHRSDAVQGPAKSSYGTRDGRGFRSTARPMMPKFNEGGLAGQMRPPKEVLCFRLLCSSERVGGIIGKGGNVVRTLEQDTGCEIKVVEGLSDAEDRIVAISGPAYPEERVSAVQDAVLRVQNRIVRSTPDSEDSSGCTARMLVSSNQIGCLLGKGGSVIAEMRKSSGAYIRILGKDQIPTCASENEEVVQINGEYEAVQDALLQITSRLKFHFFRDVFPRADHPSIPPFLDAAPPFPSFMGRRELSPPGMFSSFGPSMHKFDALGGPRGAFYSHEDPPFLQRPFRPGLRPHIPERGPWGQSHMEGGGPLNFPDFAGPPRRIPGFGGSFDLLRGSQPAIITNTTVEVVVPRSLVPVIYGEEGGCLKQIRQISDARITITEPKPGATDTVIIISGTPEQTHAAQSLIQAFVMIESESA; from the exons ATGTCTCTTCCATTGACACCCTCCAAGAGACCCGGTGATCAGGGACTAGAGGCAAATGGCAAAGCGAAAAGGCAAAATACTGTTGGGAAATTGCAAAATCAACCTTCTCCAGGGACCCATGTTTACCGTGTGCTCTGTCCTGCTGCAAAGTGTGGCAATTTCTTGGAAGATGGTGGCATATTCATCTCTCAGATTCACAAAGAAACTGGCGTGGAGGTAAGAGTGGAGGAAAGTATCCCCGGATGCGATGAAAGAGTAGTAGTTATTTTGGGTTCTGGAGAGGTGGAATCTGCATCTAAGACGGATCAGGAAGATAGAAAAGAAGAGGCTACTGCCGATAAAGAGGTTGCAGATGCCAAGGAGCAGAGTGAAAGCAATGAAGATAAGGAGCCTGTTGAAGTTGAAgatttgaaacaagaaaaggaagttTCATCTGCACAGAGAGCTCTCTTGCTTGTTTTTGAGAGGTTGGTTGAAGGAGAAACAGAGCCTGATGTAGGTGATGAAGAAGATAAGAAATCATCCTCGTCCGTACTGAGGTTGCTCGTGCTCTCAAGTCAAGTAGGACGTATTTTGGGAAAAGGAGGAAGTGTAATCAAGCAAATGTCGAATGAAAGTGGGGCACAGATTCAAATTCTTCCCTGGGATAAGCTTCCTTCCTCTACATCATCTTCTGATGAAGTAGTGCAG ATTACAGGAGAAATTGAGGCTGTTAAAAAAGCTCTCTTGTTGGTTTCTGGACAACTTAGTGAGACTGTACCTCGAGATCATGAGACATCCCCCGCTAACACGACTGGGCAACCATCTAACTCATCTCGTCATGCACTTCATCGATCGGATGCTGTTCAAGGTCCTGCAAAATCTTCTTATGGTACACGGGATGGTCGTGGTTTTCGTTCTACTGCACGTCCTATGATGCCTAAATTCAATGAAGGCGGTTTAGCAGGTCAAATGAGGCCACCTAAGGAAGTTTTATGTTTCCGCTTGCTATGTAGCAGTGAGAGAGTTGGCGGCATCATTGGTAAAGGCGGAAATGTGGTCAGGACTCTTGAGCAGGATACTGGATGTGAGATCAAAGTTGTGGAAGGTCTTTCTGATGCAGAGGATCGTATTGTTGCCATATCTGGTCCAGCG TACCCAGAAGAGAGGGTATCAGCTGTCCAAGATGCGGTTCTTCGTGTCCAAAACAGGATTGTTAGATCCACACCCGACAGCGAGGACAGCTCTGGCTGCACAGCCAGGATGCTTGTCTCGTCTAATCAAATTGGTTGTCTTCTTGGCAAAGGTGGCTCTGTAATAGCTGAAATGCGGAAGTCCTCTGGGGCTTATATTCGAATTTTGGGAAAGGATCAAATTCCTACGTGCGCttcagaaaatgaagaagttgTGCAG ATTAACGGAGAATATGAGGCAGTTCAGGACGCTCTATTGCAGATAACCAGTAGGTTGAAGTTTCACTTTTTCCGCGATGTATTTCCAAGGGCGGATCATCCATCCATTCCACCCTTTCTGGATGCAGCACCTCCTTTTCCTTCATTTATGGGAAGGAGGGAACTGTCACCCCCTGGCATGTTTTCCAGTTTTGGTCCATCCATGCATAAGTTTGATGCTCTAGGTGGTCCCCGTGGTGCATTTTATTCCCACGAAGATCCTCCTTTTTTGCAAAGGCCATTTAGACCTGGTCTACGCCCCCATATCCCTGAAAGAGGACCATGGGGTCAG AGCCATATGGAAGGCGGTGGCCCTTTGAACTTTCCAGATTTTGCGGGTCCCCCAAGAAGAATTCCAGGATTTGGAGG ATCTTTTGATTTGTTGAGAGGCAGTCAACCAGCCATCATTACAAATACCACTGTTGAAGTAGTTGTTCCTCGCTCTCTTGTTCCCGTAATATATGGAGAGGAAGGTGGATGCTTGAAGCAGATCCGTCAG ATTTCTGATGCAAGGATTACAATCACGGAACCAAAGCCTGGAGCCACCGACACTGTAATTATAATATCAGGGACGCCTGAGCAAACTCATGCAGCTCAGTCTCTTATTCAAGCATTTGTGATGATCGAATCAGAGTCAGCTTGA